CAAAGGCATAACCGCGCTGCAGATGGATATAAAGATTACGGGCATCACAACTGAAATTATGGCGGAAGCTCTTGAACAAGCAAGGATAGGAAGAATGTCAATACTTGATAAAATGGAAGCCGAAATTCCAAAGCCAAGAGCTGAACTTTCAAGCTACGCGCCCAGAATTATTTCAATTACGATAAACCCTTCAAAAATTGGCGCGCTTATCGGCCCCGGCGGGAAAAATATCAGAAAAATTCAGGAAGACACAGGGGTTAAAATAGATGTTACCGACGAAGGAAGGGTTTCAATTTCTTGCGATGATGCCTTGGCTCTGGCAAAAGCAAAAGAGATGGTAGAATATCTTACGGCTGAAATTGAAGTCGGGCAGACATATAAAGGAAAAGTCACAAGGCTTATGAATTTCGGCGCTTTTGTGGAAATTCTGCCGGGCAAGGAAGGCCTGGTTCATATTTCTCAGCTATCAAATGAAAATGTCAAAAAAGTTGAGGATGTTGTAAGCGAAGGCGATGAGATAACGGTTAAAGTTATTGAGATAGACAAGCAGGGGCGTATTAATTTAAGCAAAAAAGCGGTGCTATAAAATCTTAAAGGATAAAGCTATGAATAATTCAAAAGAAAATTCTTTAAGCAACGGTCTTAAAAAAGAAATTTCTGCGCTTTACGAGATAATGCGGAATGAAAAATTAGAAGAACTTGAAATTGAAGAAAAAGACTTTTATGTTCATTTAAAGCGGAAAGGAAAAACTGTAAAAGCAGTTCCTCAGGCAGCAGCGGCTCAAGCTTCTCCGGCGCAGCAGGAACAGACTTCCGTTACAGCTGAAATTCAAGCCACAGGAGAAACAATACAGTCGCCGATTATGGGAGTTTTTTACCGCGCTCCTTCGCCGACGCTCTCTTCTTTTGTAAAAGAGGGAGACATCGCAAATCCTGGAAAAACCGTATGTATCGTTGAGGCTATGAAAGTTATGAACGAAATTAAATCAGAGTCTAAAGTAAAAATAGTTAAGATACTTGTTGAAAACGGAAATCCTG
The Elusimicrobiota bacterium DNA segment above includes these coding regions:
- the accB gene encoding acetyl-CoA carboxylase biotin carboxyl carrier protein gives rise to the protein MNNSKENSLSNGLKKEISALYEIMRNEKLEELEIEEKDFYVHLKRKGKTVKAVPQAAAAQASPAQQEQTSVTAEIQATGETIQSPIMGVFYRAPSPTLSSFVKEGDIANPGKTVCIVEAMKVMNEIKSESKVKIVKILVENGNPVVAGQDLFVIEKV